A section of the Clostridium omnivorum genome encodes:
- the hemL gene encoding glutamate-1-semialdehyde 2,1-aminomutase, whose translation MKNIEIFEESKKYMPGGVNSPVRSYKDVEITPPIMKKGIGAYIYDEEGNRYIDFVGAWGPMILGHCDEDVVKAIKDTCEISIAFGAPTELELKLAKYMCTTLDNFEMVRMVNSGTEATMSAVRLARGYTKKDKLLKFAGCYHGHYEGFLVSAGSGVLTEGIPGSAGIPQENIKNTLVGQYNNVENIREVFNEYGEELAAVIIEPVAGNMGVIKAEDVFMEELRRLCDKYGTLLIFDEVMSGFRVSYMGAQSLFKVKPDLITYAKIMGGGLPCGAYGGKKEIMEKLSPLGPVYQAGTMSGNPVVMAAGLAALTKLHDNPKLYEHIEALGTKLKQGLETIAKEKSIPLVVNRCGGMMTMFFSDRDKVSCYDDVMSCDTKLFKRFFTHMLNSGFNLPPSQYEAMFLSVKHSYEDIEKFLEAFRSFEY comes from the coding sequence ATGAAAAATATTGAGATTTTCGAAGAGTCAAAAAAATATATGCCTGGAGGTGTAAACTCACCAGTAAGATCATATAAGGATGTAGAAATTACACCTCCTATAATGAAAAAGGGAATTGGTGCCTATATTTATGATGAGGAAGGTAACAGGTATATTGATTTTGTAGGCGCATGGGGGCCAATGATTTTAGGACATTGCGATGAGGACGTTGTTAAAGCTATAAAGGACACCTGTGAAATTTCTATAGCTTTTGGGGCACCAACAGAACTTGAACTTAAGCTTGCAAAATATATGTGCACAACTCTTGACAATTTTGAAATGGTAAGAATGGTTAACTCAGGCACAGAAGCTACCATGAGTGCAGTAAGGCTTGCCAGAGGATATACAAAAAAAGATAAATTATTAAAGTTTGCAGGATGTTATCATGGTCACTATGAAGGATTTTTAGTTAGTGCAGGCTCAGGCGTTTTAACTGAAGGTATTCCCGGAAGTGCTGGAATACCTCAAGAAAATATAAAAAACACCTTGGTTGGTCAGTACAATAATGTAGAAAATATTAGGGAAGTTTTTAATGAATATGGTGAGGAATTAGCAGCTGTAATTATTGAACCTGTAGCTGGTAACATGGGAGTTATAAAGGCTGAAGATGTATTTATGGAGGAATTAAGAAGGTTATGTGATAAGTACGGAACTCTATTAATCTTTGATGAAGTGATGAGCGGATTTAGAGTCAGCTATATGGGGGCTCAAAGCTTGTTTAAAGTTAAACCTGATTTAATAACCTATGCAAAGATAATGGGTGGAGGACTTCCATGTGGTGCTTATGGAGGGAAGAAGGAGATTATGGAAAAGCTTTCACCACTAGGCCCTGTATATCAAGCTGGAACAATGTCGGGAAATCCTGTAGTTATGGCAGCTGGGCTTGCTGCTTTAACAAAACTTCATGATAATCCAAAGCTCTATGAACATATTGAAGCATTGGGAACTAAACTTAAGCAAGGATTAGAGACTATTGCAAAGGAAAAGTCTATACCTTTAGTAGTGAACCGATGCGGCGGCATGATGACCATGTTCTTTTCTGATAGAGATAAAGTCAGCTGTTATGATGATGTTATGAGCTGTGATACTAAGCTTTTTAAAAGGTTTTTTACTCATATGCTAAACAGTGGCTTTAATCTCCCGCCTTCCCAATATGAAGCTATGTTTCTTTCTGTAAAGCACAGTTATGAAGATATTGAAAAGTTTCTTGAGGCATTTAGAAGCTTTGAATATTAA
- the hemB gene encoding porphobilinogen synthase, with protein sequence MEFKRHRRLRKSLAIRELVRENSLSAKDFIFPMFVVEGENIKKEIPTIPGNYHVSVDRLNETLEEAVECGINGVIFFGLPEHKDECGSSAFDENGVIQKAVRKTKELYPNLWVITDVCMCEYTNHGHCGILHGHEVHNDKTLEVLGKVALSHVKAGADMVAPSDMMDGRVAYIRKVLDENGYEDVSIMAYSAKYSSAFYGPFREAANSAPQFGDRKGYQMDPANINEAMREIQSDIEEGADIIMVKPALSYLDVVRWTKDRYDYPVAAYSVSGEFAMVKAASRLGFIDERAVALEMLLSMKRAGADIIITYYALEASRWLRGE encoded by the coding sequence ATGGAATTTAAAAGACATAGAAGATTAAGAAAAAGTCTAGCAATAAGAGAATTAGTTAGAGAGAATAGCCTTTCTGCAAAGGATTTTATTTTCCCTATGTTTGTGGTGGAGGGTGAAAACATTAAGAAGGAAATACCAACAATCCCGGGAAATTATCACGTTTCGGTAGACAGACTGAACGAAACTTTGGAGGAAGCTGTAGAATGTGGAATTAATGGTGTAATATTTTTTGGGCTTCCTGAACATAAAGATGAGTGCGGCTCATCGGCTTTTGATGAAAATGGAGTAATACAAAAGGCAGTGAGAAAAACAAAAGAGTTATATCCAAATTTATGGGTTATAACTGATGTTTGCATGTGTGAATATACTAATCACGGGCACTGTGGAATTTTACATGGTCACGAAGTTCATAATGATAAAACTTTAGAAGTGCTAGGCAAAGTAGCACTTTCACATGTAAAGGCTGGGGCTGATATGGTAGCTCCTTCAGACATGATGGATGGCAGAGTTGCGTATATTCGAAAAGTACTAGATGAAAATGGATATGAAGACGTATCAATTATGGCTTATAGCGCAAAATATAGTTCGGCCTTTTATGGTCCATTTAGGGAGGCTGCTAATTCAGCACCTCAATTTGGGGATAGAAAAGGCTATCAGATGGACCCAGCAAATATTAATGAGGCTATGAGAGAGATACAGTCCGATATAGAAGAGGGCGCTGATATTATTATGGTTAAGCCTGCTTTATCCTATTTAGATGTGGTTAGATGGACGAAGGATAGGTATGATTATCCAGTGGCAGCATACAGCGTTAGTGGAGAATTTGCAATGGTTAAAGCTGCTTCAAGGCTTGGATTTATTGATGAAAGAGCTGTAGCACTAGAAATGCTTCTTTCAATGAAAAGAGCAGGAGCAGATATAATAATAACCTATTATGCCTTAGAAGCTTCAAGATGGTTAAGAGGTGAATAG
- the cobA gene encoding uroporphyrinogen-III C-methyltransferase produces MSKVYIIGAGPGDEELLTLKAVKSLEKCTAVLYDRLVGGNILNYLREGCEIYYCGKEPGCHYKTQQEINNMLVKLAKSGHIVGRIKGGDPYVFGRGGEEVLSLIEEDIDFEVIPGVTSAISVMSYAGIPATHRGISQSFHVITGMSGSSLKINWESTAKSEGTLIFLMGLENIDHICTALVLNGKDINTPCGVIMRGTTSRQRKVVGTLENICEKVKEAVLKSPCIIVVGDVVILNDKLNWFEKKPLFGLNICVTRSKEQAVSLKTSFKALGAEVAEINAIKIKNTAYNLEDYESKLYDYNYVIFTSVNAVNIFFNYLKTREVDVRGIKAAFAVIGNATAEALKDRGIIPSFIAKEFLKENLYEIMKNVIKADDKVIIPCSKEASPYLSEVLSRLGVSVDRVEIYEPICGELKNINAFNEVDIVTFTSPSIVRNMIKMVGLQGIKKKLCIAIGPITFKELEKNGISAVECKEHSEEGIISEVLRIWRNKNGI; encoded by the coding sequence ATGAGTAAGGTATATATAATAGGTGCAGGGCCAGGGGATGAAGAACTATTAACTTTAAAAGCTGTAAAATCTTTAGAAAAATGTACTGCTGTTTTATACGATAGATTAGTAGGAGGCAATATATTAAATTATTTAAGAGAAGGTTGTGAAATTTATTATTGCGGTAAAGAGCCTGGCTGTCATTATAAAACTCAACAGGAAATTAATAACATGCTAGTAAAACTGGCAAAGAGTGGCCATATTGTAGGGAGAATTAAAGGAGGAGATCCTTACGTTTTTGGAAGAGGTGGAGAAGAAGTACTTTCATTAATTGAGGAAGATATCGATTTTGAGGTGATTCCAGGAGTTACTTCAGCTATATCAGTTATGAGCTATGCTGGTATACCTGCAACTCACAGAGGCATTTCACAGAGTTTTCATGTAATTACTGGAATGAGTGGTTCTTCTTTAAAAATAAATTGGGAAAGTACCGCAAAATCAGAAGGTACTCTAATTTTTCTTATGGGACTGGAGAATATAGATCATATATGCACAGCTTTAGTTTTAAATGGAAAGGATATAAATACACCTTGCGGAGTCATTATGAGGGGAACAACCTCTAGACAAAGAAAGGTAGTTGGAACTCTTGAAAACATATGTGAAAAGGTAAAGGAAGCGGTGTTAAAATCACCTTGCATAATTGTAGTAGGTGATGTAGTAATACTAAATGACAAGCTTAACTGGTTTGAAAAAAAGCCGCTGTTTGGCTTAAATATTTGTGTAACTAGATCTAAGGAACAAGCTGTAAGCTTAAAAACAAGTTTTAAAGCTTTAGGCGCTGAAGTTGCAGAAATCAATGCTATAAAGATAAAGAATACAGCGTATAACCTTGAAGACTATGAAAGTAAATTATATGATTACAATTATGTTATATTTACTTCAGTTAATGCAGTTAATATATTTTTTAACTATTTAAAAACGAGAGAAGTAGATGTAAGAGGTATAAAGGCTGCATTTGCTGTAATAGGTAATGCAACGGCTGAAGCTTTAAAGGATAGGGGAATAATTCCTTCCTTTATAGCTAAGGAATTCCTTAAAGAAAATCTATATGAAATAATGAAGAATGTAATAAAAGCTGATGATAAGGTTATTATTCCATGCTCCAAAGAAGCAAGCCCATATTTATCAGAAGTGCTTTCTAGGCTAGGAGTATCAGTGGATAGAGTGGAGATTTATGAACCTATTTGTGGGGAGTTAAAGAATATAAATGCTTTTAATGAGGTAGATATAGTTACTTTTACAAGTCCTTCTATAGTAAGAAACATGATAAAAATGGTTGGCCTTCAGGGGATAAAGAAAAAGCTTTGTATAGCAATAGGTCCTATAACCTTTAAAGAATTAGAGAAAAACGGTATCTCAGCAGTGGAATGTAAGGAACATAGTGAAGAAGGGATAATATCAGAGGTACTACGGATATGGAGGAATAAAAATGGAATTTAA
- the hemC gene encoding hydroxymethylbilane synthase, with translation MSLIIATRKSKLAQVQTEIVTDMIKDKLGLESEKLFVVTEGDKRLDVTLDKIGGKGLFVKEIEIALMRREAHGAVHSMKDVPFFLEHCFELAAMPAREDARDAFVSMNGVSFFDLPKKARVGTSSLRRSVELKLLRPDLEIVPIRGNVQTRIDKIEKENLDGIILAAAGLKRMDMESIITNYFEPKDFVPAVGQGALGIEILKDNEEGQILKRLDNMEVRHCVEAERSFMRALNGGCHSPIGAYAELRGQDIYLIGMYQLEDKIVKKDIFGNREDRIKLGEVLAEKLVK, from the coding sequence TTGAGTTTAATTATTGCAACTAGGAAAAGTAAGCTAGCTCAGGTACAGACTGAGATTGTTACTGATATGATAAAAGATAAGCTTGGACTAGAAAGTGAAAAACTTTTTGTAGTAACTGAAGGGGATAAGAGATTAGATGTAACTTTAGACAAAATAGGCGGCAAGGGGCTTTTTGTAAAAGAGATAGAAATTGCACTAATGAGAAGAGAAGCTCATGGAGCTGTACATAGTATGAAGGATGTACCATTTTTTCTAGAACACTGCTTTGAACTTGCAGCTATGCCAGCAAGGGAAGATGCAAGAGATGCCTTTGTTTCCATGAACGGAGTTAGTTTTTTTGATTTACCTAAGAAAGCTAGGGTTGGAACGAGCAGTTTAAGGAGAAGTGTAGAGTTAAAGCTTTTAAGACCTGATTTAGAAATAGTTCCTATAAGAGGAAATGTACAAACGAGAATTGATAAAATAGAAAAAGAAAATTTGGATGGAATAATTTTAGCAGCAGCTGGGCTTAAAAGAATGGATATGGAAAGCATTATTACAAATTATTTTGAGCCCAAGGACTTTGTGCCTGCTGTTGGTCAGGGTGCTTTAGGTATAGAAATATTAAAGGATAATGAAGAAGGCCAGATTTTAAAAAGGCTTGACAATATGGAGGTAAGACACTGTGTAGAAGCTGAGCGCAGTTTTATGAGAGCTCTTAATGGAGGATGTCATTCACCTATTGGAGCATATGCTGAACTTCGAGGACAGGATATATATCTTATTGGTATGTATCAATTGGAAGATAAAATCGTTAAAAAAGACATTTTTGGAAATAGGGAAGATAGAATTAAGCTTGGAGAAGTTTTGGCAGAGAAGCTAGTGAAGTAG
- the hemA gene encoding glutamyl-tRNA reductase, with product MIQMIGLKKGLDLSIRGQLTVAKSQRGEAIKGMLEFCQEAVIISTCNRTEIYFNSQEDSTNSINRIFSVLKWDEALIKYIFHLNESDAARHLMEVVCGFHSSILGEEQILGQVKEAYNYSLEEGAVSGALQRLFQNAITCGKEFRTKAKIYDIPVSSASIVVNYAMKRQCKSFMVIGYGDIGYLAVKYLLSHGVSKVYVVVRNTKKITDLVDNRVKIMDFKDKNRFIHKVDCIISCTSAPHYIIKKEDICEDKKLLIFDLAVPRDVEAAVEEYSKVQLLDIDTISKIDDENKKLRKERMEGCREIIKKHLAEYEEWSKLRDILPYIKEMKRVSEKVSKDRIDTFINKSETKDHRELAEVLIKSTSDFYVNRAIEVLKEAKLEGSEEQCLKIVEKIFKLMT from the coding sequence ATGATTCAGATGATAGGATTAAAAAAGGGGCTGGACTTGTCTATAAGAGGTCAGCTGACTGTAGCTAAAAGCCAGCGTGGAGAAGCTATAAAAGGAATGCTGGAATTTTGCCAGGAGGCAGTAATTATAAGTACCTGTAACAGAACTGAAATATATTTTAATTCTCAAGAGGACAGCACTAACAGCATTAATAGAATATTTAGTGTACTAAAATGGGATGAGGCTTTAATAAAATATATATTTCATTTAAATGAAAGTGATGCAGCTAGACATCTTATGGAGGTAGTTTGTGGCTTTCACTCAAGTATTTTAGGTGAAGAACAAATACTAGGTCAGGTTAAAGAAGCATATAATTACTCATTAGAAGAAGGTGCTGTTTCCGGAGCACTGCAAAGACTTTTTCAAAATGCAATAACCTGCGGCAAGGAGTTTAGAACAAAGGCTAAAATATATGATATACCAGTTTCCTCAGCATCTATAGTTGTAAACTATGCTATGAAAAGGCAATGCAAAAGTTTTATGGTTATTGGGTATGGTGATATAGGGTATCTTGCAGTTAAATATCTTTTATCTCATGGAGTTTCAAAGGTTTATGTGGTAGTAAGGAATACTAAAAAGATAACTGATTTAGTAGATAACAGGGTGAAAATTATGGATTTTAAGGACAAAAATAGATTTATACACAAAGTTGACTGTATCATTTCCTGTACATCTGCTCCTCATTATATTATAAAAAAGGAAGATATATGTGAGGATAAAAAGCTTTTGATTTTTGATTTGGCAGTGCCTAGAGATGTAGAGGCTGCTGTAGAAGAATATTCAAAGGTACAACTTTTAGATATTGATACTATAAGTAAAATTGATGATGAAAATAAAAAGCTAAGAAAAGAGAGGATGGAAGGCTGTAGAGAAATTATAAAGAAACATTTAGCTGAATATGAAGAATGGAGTAAGCTTAGAGATATATTGCCCTATATAAAGGAAATGAAAAGAGTTAGTGAAAAAGTTAGTAAAGACAGGATAGATACATTTATAAATAAAAGTGAAACCAAGGATCATAGGGAGTTGGCTGAAGTATTAATTAAAAGTACTTCAGACTTTTATGTAAATAGAGCTATAGAGGTTTTAAAAGAGGCTAAGCTTGAAGGGAGCGAGGAACAATGCCTGAAAATAGTAGAGAAGATTTTCAAGCTTATGACGTGA
- the asrC gene encoding sulfite reductase subunit C, producing MDINTKYLKKNAFRVTKKRGITASRIRVPGGHMDAKFLSLIQEIADKYGDGTIHITTRQGFEVPGIDMKDIPEVNKLLQPIIEGLGINQEVPGEGYTAAGTRNIAACIGNRVCPFANYDTSAFAKKIEEAIFPNDLHFKVALTGCPNDCLKVRMHDFGIIGMTEPQYDAYRCIGCQACVNNCKSRATGALRFENFKVVRDHDKCIGCGECVGKCPTGAWSRSEEKYYRLAIMGRSGKKNPRLAEDFIVWVDEASILKIILNTYDFVAEYIDKEAPGGKEHIGYIIDRTGFQEYKKWALKDVKLGPKAVLKDNIYWSGVRY from the coding sequence ATGGATATAAATACGAAATATCTTAAAAAGAATGCTTTTAGAGTTACTAAAAAAAGAGGCATAACAGCTTCAAGAATTAGAGTGCCTGGCGGGCATATGGATGCTAAGTTTCTTTCTTTAATACAAGAGATAGCAGATAAATATGGAGATGGCACTATTCATATAACAACAAGACAAGGCTTCGAGGTTCCTGGAATAGATATGAAGGATATTCCAGAGGTAAATAAGCTTCTTCAACCAATAATTGAAGGGCTCGGAATTAACCAGGAAGTCCCAGGAGAGGGGTATACAGCAGCAGGAACAAGAAACATAGCCGCATGTATAGGAAATAGAGTATGTCCCTTTGCAAACTATGATACTTCTGCCTTTGCAAAGAAAATTGAAGAAGCTATCTTTCCTAATGACTTGCATTTTAAAGTTGCCTTGACAGGCTGCCCTAATGATTGCTTAAAGGTGAGAATGCACGACTTTGGAATTATAGGTATGACTGAGCCTCAATATGATGCTTATAGATGTATAGGATGTCAAGCCTGTGTGAATAATTGTAAGAGTAGAGCTACAGGTGCCTTAAGATTTGAAAACTTTAAGGTTGTAAGAGATCATGATAAGTGTATTGGTTGTGGCGAGTGTGTCGGAAAATGCCCGACTGGAGCATGGTCAAGAAGCGAAGAAAAGTATTATAGACTTGCTATCATGGGAAGATCAGGAAAGAAAAACCCTAGACTTGCCGAAGATTTTATAGTTTGGGTAGATGAAGCAAGTATATTGAAAATAATATTAAATACTTATGACTTTGTAGCAGAATATATAGATAAAGAAGCTCCAGGAGGAAAAGAGCATATAGGTTATATTATTGATAGAACAGGTTTTCAAGAATATAAAAAATGGGCGCTTAAAGACGTGAAATTAGGTCCTAAAGCAGTTCTAAAGGATAATATTTACTGGAGTGGGGTACGCTATTAA
- the asrB gene encoding anaerobic sulfite reductase subunit AsrB, protein MNNIYMPFQSKILDVKKHTEIEYTFRMAFDGAVKPGQFFEVSIPKYGEAPISVSGIGEGYVELTIRKVGVVTNELFNYYVGQKFFMRGPYGNGFDIENYKDKEVVVVAGGTGLSPVKGIVDYFSKNPKDAKEFTLISGFKSPEDMLFKDDMKSWKDNMKLIVTVDKAPEGYEGEVGLVTKFIPELPFEDINNVQVIVVGPPMMMKFTVQEFLKRGVKEENIWISQERKMCCGVGKCGHCKIDDTYICLDGPVFNYVKGKTLID, encoded by the coding sequence ATGAACAACATATATATGCCGTTTCAGTCAAAGATATTGGATGTAAAAAAGCATACAGAAATAGAATATACTTTTAGAATGGCTTTTGATGGGGCTGTGAAGCCTGGACAGTTTTTTGAGGTATCTATACCAAAGTATGGTGAGGCTCCAATTTCAGTAAGTGGAATAGGAGAAGGCTATGTTGAACTAACTATCAGAAAAGTTGGTGTTGTTACAAATGAGCTTTTTAACTATTATGTAGGACAGAAGTTTTTTATGAGAGGACCTTACGGAAATGGCTTTGATATAGAAAACTATAAGGATAAAGAAGTTGTGGTAGTTGCTGGTGGTACTGGACTTTCACCGGTTAAAGGAATTGTAGATTACTTTTCTAAAAATCCAAAGGATGCTAAGGAGTTTACTTTAATTTCTGGATTTAAATCTCCAGAGGATATGCTTTTTAAGGATGACATGAAGAGCTGGAAAGATAATATGAAGTTAATAGTTACTGTTGATAAAGCACCAGAAGGCTATGAAGGGGAAGTAGGCCTTGTAACAAAATTTATACCTGAATTACCTTTTGAAGATATAAATAATGTGCAGGTTATTGTGGTGGGCCCGCCAATGATGATGAAGTTTACAGTGCAGGAGTTCTTAAAAAGAGGAGTAAAGGAAGAAAATATATGGATTTCCCAGGAAAGAAAGATGTGCTGTGGAGTTGGTAAGTGCGGACACTGTAAGATTGATGACACATATATATGTTTAGACGGACCTGTATTTAATTATGTAAAGGGAAAAACATTAATAGATTAG
- the asrA gene encoding anaerobic sulfite reductase subunit AsrA, which produces MGFKLTVEDYNKFLSAVSKDYKVYAPKVLKGKGTFSDTDVVRYAEINEVSEIEFEVKSAFSYKEVLLPITQTLFYFTEDQWIEAKSEEKGAIIFLRSCDIHSLIRLDDIYLRNGFEDPYYKVLREKAKFILIGCEKSFDSCFCVSMGTNKTEAYDAYIKVDDEIVYFDVKDEILEKYLEDLSREEAEVTPDFVLENETKVNIPENLDLEVMNSTMWKEYSARCIACGRCNFVCPTCTCFTMQDIFYKDNEKTGERRRVWASCHVDGFTNMAGGHSFRLEKGQRMRFKVLHKVYDYKKRWGYHMCVGCGRCDDICPEYISFSNCVNKLEKGMEEVK; this is translated from the coding sequence ATGGGATTTAAATTAACAGTAGAAGATTACAACAAATTTTTATCAGCTGTATCAAAGGATTATAAAGTTTATGCACCTAAGGTGCTGAAAGGTAAGGGCACTTTTTCAGACACAGACGTGGTTAGATATGCAGAAATTAATGAAGTTAGCGAAATTGAGTTTGAAGTTAAATCGGCCTTTTCCTATAAGGAAGTACTTCTTCCAATAACTCAAACATTATTTTATTTTACAGAAGATCAATGGATAGAAGCAAAATCAGAAGAAAAGGGTGCAATAATATTTTTAAGAAGCTGCGATATTCACTCATTGATAAGACTTGATGATATTTATTTAAGAAATGGTTTTGAAGACCCATATTATAAGGTGCTTAGAGAAAAAGCCAAGTTCATTTTGATAGGTTGTGAAAAAAGTTTTGACAGCTGCTTTTGTGTAAGTATGGGAACAAATAAAACCGAAGCTTATGATGCCTATATTAAAGTTGATGATGAAATAGTGTATTTTGATGTTAAGGATGAGATTTTAGAGAAGTATCTTGAAGATCTATCAAGAGAAGAAGCTGAAGTGACTCCAGACTTTGTTTTAGAAAATGAAACAAAGGTTAATATACCAGAAAATCTTGATTTAGAAGTTATGAATTCTACAATGTGGAAGGAATATTCAGCTAGATGTATAGCCTGTGGAAGATGTAATTTTGTATGTCCAACCTGCACCTGCTTTACTATGCAGGACATTTTTTATAAGGACAATGAAAAGACAGGGGAAAGACGAAGGGTTTGGGCTTCTTGTCATGTGGATGGTTTTACAAATATGGCTGGGGGTCACAGTTTTAGACTGGAAAAAGGTCAAAGGATGAGATTTAAGGTGCTGCATAAAGTATATGATTATAAGAAAAGATGGGGATATCATATGTGTGTTGGATGTGGAAGATGTGATGATATTTGCCCAGAGTATATCTCCTTTTCTAACTGTGTTAATAAATTAGAAAAGGGTATGGAAGAGGTGAAATAA
- a CDS encoding Crp/Fnr family transcriptional regulator produces MDKITVDNLKELHLFDGVEERILKELSEAATVKNFKKGEIIFLDKQVVDTIFIVLSGKYSLYKIGEGAHKKIIFILGRDKILNEVILDNLPASIFCETFEDGKLLLINKCKLVELMKSDFNLTTNMLNSLAIKVRRLYRQMKNTTALKIEKKLAAKFWKLSKDYGVEVEDGTAIKLKISVTYLADMLGSPRETISRAMKKLEELQLISVRDKIIIIPDKEKLAKYFKDI; encoded by the coding sequence ATGGATAAAATTACAGTTGATAATCTAAAGGAACTTCACTTGTTTGATGGTGTAGAAGAAAGAATTTTAAAGGAATTATCTGAAGCAGCCACAGTAAAAAACTTTAAAAAGGGAGAAATTATTTTTTTAGACAAACAAGTGGTTGATACTATATTTATTGTATTATCAGGAAAGTACTCTCTATATAAAATTGGTGAAGGTGCTCATAAAAAAATTATTTTTATATTAGGAAGAGATAAAATATTAAACGAGGTTATTTTAGATAATTTACCTGCCTCAATATTTTGCGAAACCTTTGAAGATGGTAAGTTATTGCTCATAAATAAATGCAAATTAGTTGAACTTATGAAAAGTGATTTTAATTTAACCACAAATATGTTGAATTCTCTTGCTATAAAGGTTAGAAGACTCTATAGACAAATGAAAAATACAACTGCTTTAAAGATAGAAAAAAAGCTTGCAGCTAAGTTTTGGAAGCTGTCAAAAGATTATGGTGTTGAAGTAGAGGATGGAACTGCTATAAAGCTTAAAATTTCCGTTACATATCTTGCAGACATGCTTGGAAGTCCCAGAGAAACTATATCTAGGGCTATGAAAAAATTAGAGGAATTGCAGTTAATAAGTGTTAGAGATAAGATTATAATAATTCCAGATAAAGAAAAGCTAGCTAAGTACTTTAAAGACATATAA
- a CDS encoding hemerythrin domain-containing protein translates to MDGINLMVDEHKNIKRMLAVVRKACLGLMKGNEIDYTDFENMIDFIRNYADKHHHGKEEKFLFNRMVDEIGGAAEKLVKYGMLVEHDLGRAYIRELDEALAKVKAGDEEAKLDVIANAISYTHLLNRHIDKEDSVVYSFAKRELNSETLNRVNIECSEFEDEMNKAGVQNKYIQLLEQLEQKYK, encoded by the coding sequence ATGGATGGAATTAATTTAATGGTTGATGAACATAAAAACATAAAAAGAATGTTAGCGGTAGTGAGAAAAGCTTGCTTAGGTTTAATGAAGGGAAATGAAATTGATTATACGGACTTTGAAAATATGATTGATTTTATTAGAAATTATGCTGATAAGCATCACCATGGAAAGGAAGAAAAGTTTCTATTTAATAGAATGGTGGATGAAATTGGAGGCGCAGCTGAAAAGTTAGTTAAGTATGGAATGCTTGTGGAGCATGATCTTGGAAGAGCATATATTAGAGAACTTGATGAAGCACTTGCTAAGGTTAAAGCAGGTGATGAAGAAGCTAAGCTAGATGTAATAGCAAATGCAATATCCTATACCCATTTATTGAATAGACACATAGATAAAGAGGACAGTGTTGTGTATTCTTTTGCAAAAAGGGAGCTTAATAGTGAAACCTTAAATAGAGTAAATATAGAGTGCAGTGAGTTCGAAGATGAAATGAATAAAGCTGGTGTTCAGAATAAGTATATTCAATTATTAGAACAATTGGAGCAAAAGTATAAATAA
- a CDS encoding DUF1858 domain-containing protein, translating to MKILKEMTIGEVVRNYPEVIDVLFSFGMGCVGCPSAQAETIEEACQVHGIDVDKIIKALNEKVK from the coding sequence ATGAAAATTTTAAAAGAAATGACTATAGGCGAAGTTGTAAGAAATTATCCAGAGGTTATAGATGTTCTATTTAGTTTTGGTATGGGATGTGTAGGATGCCCATCTGCACAAGCAGAAACAATTGAAGAAGCATGTCAAGTTCACGGAATAGATGTAGATAAAATAATTAAAGCATTGAATGAGAAAGTAAAATAA